In Roseisolibacter agri, a genomic segment contains:
- a CDS encoding response regulator, whose amino-acid sequence MTIRVMTVDDHPIVRAGIRALIENEADMTVVAEGGDGAEAVALFEAHRPDVVLMDLRLPRLDGVGATRAIVAAHPAARIVALTSYDGDADIYRALDAGACGYLIKDMLGTEVVGAVRSAATGKRVIPTEVANRLAEFVPRVDLTAREIEVLRLAAKGLRNRAIAQRIGRTEATVKVHLRNVMAKLGVDDRTEAVMIALQRGVIHLDD is encoded by the coding sequence GTGACGATTCGCGTAATGACGGTCGACGACCACCCCATCGTGCGGGCGGGCATCCGCGCGCTGATCGAGAACGAGGCCGACATGACCGTGGTCGCGGAGGGCGGCGACGGGGCGGAGGCCGTCGCGCTCTTCGAGGCGCACCGGCCCGACGTCGTGCTCATGGACCTCCGGCTCCCGCGCCTCGACGGCGTCGGCGCCACGCGCGCGATCGTCGCCGCCCACCCGGCCGCGCGCATCGTCGCGCTCACCAGCTACGACGGCGACGCGGACATCTATCGCGCCCTCGACGCCGGCGCCTGCGGCTACCTGATCAAGGACATGCTGGGCACGGAGGTCGTCGGGGCCGTGCGCAGCGCCGCCACCGGCAAGCGCGTGATCCCCACCGAGGTCGCCAACCGGCTGGCCGAGTTCGTGCCGCGGGTCGACCTGACGGCGCGCGAGATCGAGGTGCTGCGCCTCGCCGCCAAGGGGCTGCGCAACCGCGCCATCGCGCAGCGCATCGGCCGCACCGAGGCGACCGTGAAGGTGCACCTGCGCAACGTGATGGCGAAGCTCGGCGTCGACGATCGCACCGAGGCCGTGATGATCGCGCTGCAGCGCGGCGTCATCCACCTCGACGACTGA
- a CDS encoding serine/threonine-protein kinase: MTHPDGAFLELQAALAGEYSLQRELGRGGMGIVYLARDVQLDRDVAIKVLPPHLGTAESRERFLREARTAAGLSHPHIVPIHRVGEARGFVFFVMSYVEGETLGERLRTRGPLAPAEATRVLREVAWALAYAHGRGIVHRDVKPDNILLEGGTGRALVTDFGIAHGGAHAGPGTEPGRIMGTAHFMSPEQAASETVDGRSDLYALGVVGYLAVSGRLPFEAPSLPALLVRQATEEPPSVLRVAPGLPPALGAAIDRCLVRDPDGRFRDGEALAAALAPTTDARPALPPTLRAWLAARNPLLVPYLGWSAGFTALALGNAYANATGNPGSHWYDVAMLTVAASLPLFPTVGFHLNQARRQFRAGHSLADLRTALEVARRERAETDAIALEPQETRSHRVLRVATVAAALWLAATFVLVVEGTLHENRVSFLWFLVPLLTTMLLGAISNALDVSFVPSAIRNWWQTGLRDRLWNGRVGEWLARRLGAPERSGAVGATAFRATEVALGVAAGELFAALPQPYRDQLAGLPATIASLEARAAEARAELDLVGALAPSGSRDADMLGARRQMAASHLSQSVAALEGIRLDLLRLHADASDLAPLTTLLDAARSIGEDAGRLADARREVDAATIRRPLGPGRIPTPG, from the coding sequence ATGACGCACCCCGACGGCGCATTCCTCGAGCTCCAGGCGGCCCTCGCCGGCGAGTATTCCCTCCAGCGCGAGCTCGGCCGCGGCGGCATGGGGATCGTGTACCTCGCGCGCGACGTGCAGCTCGACCGCGACGTCGCCATCAAGGTGCTCCCGCCGCACCTCGGCACCGCCGAGTCGCGCGAGCGCTTCCTGCGCGAGGCGCGCACCGCCGCCGGGCTGTCGCATCCGCACATCGTCCCCATCCACCGCGTCGGGGAGGCGAGGGGGTTCGTCTTCTTCGTGATGAGCTACGTGGAGGGCGAGACGCTCGGCGAGCGGCTGCGCACGCGCGGCCCCCTCGCGCCGGCCGAGGCCACGCGCGTGCTGCGCGAGGTCGCGTGGGCGCTCGCCTACGCGCACGGCCGCGGCATCGTCCATCGCGACGTGAAGCCGGACAACATCCTGCTGGAGGGCGGCACCGGCCGGGCGCTGGTCACCGACTTCGGCATCGCGCACGGTGGCGCGCACGCGGGGCCCGGGACCGAGCCGGGGAGGATCATGGGCACCGCCCACTTCATGAGCCCCGAGCAGGCCGCGAGCGAGACCGTCGACGGCCGCAGCGACCTGTACGCGCTGGGCGTGGTCGGCTACCTGGCGGTGAGCGGCCGCCTGCCGTTCGAGGCGCCGAGCCTCCCGGCGCTGCTGGTGCGCCAGGCGACCGAGGAGCCGCCCAGCGTGCTGCGCGTGGCGCCGGGCCTCCCGCCCGCGCTGGGCGCGGCGATCGACCGGTGCCTCGTCCGCGACCCGGACGGCCGCTTCCGCGATGGCGAGGCGCTGGCCGCGGCGCTCGCGCCGACGACCGACGCCCGGCCCGCGCTGCCGCCGACGCTGCGCGCGTGGCTGGCCGCGCGGAACCCGCTCCTCGTCCCCTACCTGGGATGGTCCGCGGGCTTCACCGCGCTCGCCCTGGGGAACGCGTACGCCAACGCGACGGGCAATCCCGGCTCGCACTGGTACGACGTGGCGATGCTGACGGTGGCCGCGTCGCTCCCGCTCTTCCCGACCGTCGGCTTCCACCTCAACCAGGCGCGCCGGCAGTTCCGGGCCGGGCACTCGCTCGCCGACCTGCGCACGGCGCTCGAGGTCGCGCGGCGCGAGCGGGCGGAGACGGACGCGATCGCGCTCGAGCCGCAGGAGACGCGCTCGCACCGCGTGCTGCGCGTCGCCACCGTCGCCGCGGCGCTCTGGCTCGCCGCCACGTTCGTGCTGGTCGTCGAGGGGACGCTGCACGAGAACAGGGTCAGCTTCCTCTGGTTCCTCGTGCCCCTGCTCACGACGATGCTGCTGGGCGCGATCAGCAACGCGCTGGACGTGTCGTTCGTCCCGTCCGCGATCCGCAACTGGTGGCAGACGGGGCTCCGCGATCGGCTCTGGAACGGCCGCGTGGGCGAGTGGCTGGCGCGCCGGCTCGGCGCGCCGGAGCGCTCGGGCGCGGTGGGCGCCACCGCGTTCCGCGCCACCGAGGTGGCCCTCGGCGTGGCGGCGGGCGAGCTGTTCGCCGCGCTGCCGCAGCCCTACCGCGACCAGCTGGCCGGGCTGCCGGCGACGATCGCTTCGCTGGAGGCGCGGGCGGCGGAGGCGCGCGCGGAGCTCGACCTCGTCGGCGCGCTCGCGCCCTCGGGCTCGCGCGACGCCGACATGCTGGGCGCGCGGCGGCAGATGGCCGCGTCGCACCTGTCGCAGAGCGTCGCCGCGCTGGAGGGAATCCGGCTGGACCTGCTGCGCCTGCACGCCGACGCGAGCGACCTCGCGCCGCTCACGACGCTGCTCGACGCCGCGCGGTCGATCGGCGAGGACGCGGGCCGGCTGGCCGACGCCCGGCGCGAGGTCGACGCCGCGACCATCCGGCGCCCGCTGGGCCCCGGCCGGATCCCGACGCCCGGGTGA
- a CDS encoding response regulator transcription factor: MVATDPIVYVVDDDLSVRQALGSVIRSVGLRVETFASATDFLRHPRAEAPACLVLDVQLPDGSGLDLMRALDGAEVPIPVIFITGHGTIPMSVRAMKAGAVEFLAKPFQEEELLAAIHHALARDAAARAERRTLAELRARMARLTPRELEVLALIVTGRTNKQIGAALGAAEQTVKQHRGRVMRKLAVGSVAELVRLVERAGPVRAPDA, translated from the coding sequence ATGGTCGCCACCGACCCGATCGTGTACGTGGTGGACGACGACCTCTCGGTGCGCCAGGCGCTGGGCAGCGTGATCCGCTCGGTGGGGCTGCGCGTGGAGACGTTCGCGTCGGCGACCGACTTCCTGCGCCATCCGCGCGCCGAGGCGCCGGCGTGCCTCGTGCTCGACGTGCAGCTGCCCGACGGGAGCGGCCTCGATCTCATGCGCGCGCTGGACGGCGCCGAGGTCCCGATCCCGGTCATCTTCATCACCGGGCACGGCACGATCCCGATGAGCGTGCGCGCGATGAAGGCGGGCGCGGTGGAGTTCCTCGCCAAGCCGTTCCAGGAGGAGGAGCTGCTGGCGGCGATCCACCACGCGCTGGCGCGCGACGCCGCCGCGCGCGCGGAGCGCCGCACGCTGGCCGAGCTGCGCGCGCGCATGGCGCGCCTGACGCCGCGCGAGCTGGAGGTGCTCGCGCTGATCGTCACCGGCCGCACCAACAAGCAGATCGGCGCCGCGCTGGGCGCCGCGGAGCAGACGGTGAAGCAGCACCGCGGGCGCGTGATGCGGAAGCTCGCGGTGGGCTCCGTCGCGGAGCTGGTGCGGCTCGTCGAGCGCGCCGGGCCGGTGCGCGCGCCCGACGCCTGA
- a CDS encoding sensor histidine kinase: MRAARASAVTLAIVPAVEATCDDALDFLSGGGAMGACVRAHDWAATSLGSPERWPQPLRQAVRSLFAALQPAALAWGTEPLHLCNDAFARLLAVDGRADLIGASSREKWPLLHDPALGPRLAAVRQDGQPTVVEDHLSCVARNGRVEEAYVSCRLEPVADGAGGVGGVLLVLTETTDRVLSARRTEVLRALAAEAARVRSVEDAHARSMAELARHPADVPFALLYAPDAAGGEAHLVGAAGLAAGGPASPERVALTLTAPAPGWPIAAALARDETLTVDDVATRFGALPGGDWPFAPRVALAIPLAPPGCERPEAVLVVGVSARRALDPGYRSFLELVAGQVAAAIAAGRAYEERRRRADAAAAAGKRARARQRARARAMEARFAGVLEERTRMAREIHDTLLQGVTGIALQLRATLPHVRRSPEGAAEVLERMMALAEATSRDARRAVWDLRGPVAGEGGLPRALLDMARRAAGGAGPAVESAVQGTPRALPRLVHDAIYHVAQEAVANAVRHAAARRIELRLRYARGAVHLTVADDGQGFEFDAGFRSYAGHWGLIGMRERADRIGATLTVASARGEGTTIALRVPCAGRRVASEPGDALSRRGG; the protein is encoded by the coding sequence GTGCGCGCGGCGCGTGCGTCGGCGGTGACGCTCGCCATCGTCCCGGCCGTCGAGGCGACGTGCGACGACGCGCTCGACTTCCTGAGCGGCGGCGGCGCGATGGGCGCGTGCGTGCGCGCGCACGACTGGGCGGCGACGTCGCTGGGCAGTCCCGAGCGGTGGCCGCAGCCGCTGCGGCAGGCCGTCCGCTCCCTGTTCGCCGCGCTGCAGCCGGCGGCGCTCGCGTGGGGCACGGAGCCGCTGCACCTCTGCAACGACGCGTTCGCGCGGCTGCTGGCCGTGGACGGGCGCGCGGACCTGATCGGCGCGTCCAGCCGCGAGAAGTGGCCGCTCCTCCACGACCCCGCGCTGGGCCCGCGCCTCGCGGCCGTGCGGCAGGACGGGCAGCCCACGGTCGTGGAGGACCACCTGAGCTGCGTCGCCCGCAACGGGCGCGTGGAGGAGGCGTACGTCAGCTGCCGGCTGGAGCCGGTCGCGGACGGCGCCGGCGGCGTGGGCGGCGTGCTGCTCGTGCTCACCGAGACGACGGACCGCGTGCTGAGCGCGCGGCGCACCGAGGTGCTGCGCGCGCTCGCGGCCGAGGCGGCACGCGTGCGGTCGGTGGAGGACGCGCACGCGCGCAGCATGGCCGAGCTGGCGCGGCATCCCGCGGACGTGCCGTTCGCGCTGCTCTACGCGCCCGACGCGGCCGGCGGCGAGGCACACCTCGTGGGCGCGGCCGGACTCGCCGCGGGCGGGCCGGCGAGCCCCGAGCGCGTCGCGCTCACGCTGACCGCCCCGGCGCCCGGCTGGCCGATCGCGGCGGCGCTCGCCCGCGACGAGACGCTCACGGTGGACGACGTCGCGACGCGCTTCGGAGCGCTGCCCGGGGGCGACTGGCCGTTCGCGCCGCGCGTGGCGCTCGCCATCCCGCTCGCGCCGCCGGGGTGCGAGCGGCCGGAGGCGGTGCTCGTGGTCGGGGTGAGCGCGCGGCGCGCGCTGGACCCGGGGTACCGCAGCTTCCTGGAGCTGGTGGCGGGACAGGTCGCGGCCGCGATCGCGGCGGGGCGCGCGTACGAGGAGCGGCGCCGCCGCGCCGACGCCGCCGCGGCGGCGGGCAAGCGCGCCCGTGCCCGGCAGCGCGCCCGCGCGCGCGCGATGGAGGCGCGCTTCGCCGGCGTGCTGGAGGAGCGCACCCGCATGGCGCGCGAGATCCACGACACGCTGCTGCAGGGCGTGACGGGAATCGCGTTGCAGCTGCGCGCCACGCTGCCGCACGTGCGCCGCTCGCCCGAGGGCGCGGCGGAGGTGCTGGAGCGGATGATGGCGCTGGCCGAGGCGACGAGCCGGGACGCGCGCCGGGCCGTGTGGGACCTGCGCGGGCCGGTGGCGGGCGAGGGCGGGCTGCCGCGCGCGCTGCTCGACATGGCGCGGCGCGCGGCAGGCGGGGCGGGGCCAGCCGTGGAGTCGGCGGTGCAGGGCACGCCGCGCGCGCTGCCGCGGCTCGTCCACGACGCGATCTATCACGTGGCGCAGGAGGCGGTCGCCAACGCGGTGCGGCACGCCGCGGCGCGCCGCATCGAGCTGCGACTGCGCTACGCGCGCGGGGCCGTGCACCTGACGGTCGCCGACGATGGGCAGGGCTTCGAGTTCGACGCGGGCTTCCGCAGCTACGCCGGCCACTGGGGCCTGATCGGCATGCGCGAGCGTGCCGACCGCATCGGCGCCACGCTCACCGTGGCCAGCGCGCGGGGCGAGGGGACGACGATCGCGCTGCGCGTGCCGTGCGCGGGGCGGCGCGTCGCGAGCGAGCCGGGAGACGCGCTCAGTCGTCGAGGTGGATGA
- a CDS encoding PAS domain-containing sensor histidine kinase produces MTTGSLPQALLRLRSRSPVVRYAAPVALMVLSVAVAVSVGHAELGDEILTPAVLFAAWYGGIGPGLVTVAIASLSISYFFTEPLYSLSVATEEDWAFLAVYTVSVVLVAWLTAIQQRTTDALLVARDELTARMHDLRAANADLRTEIAERERMAVEVRKQASLLDLTHDGIYVRDGGDVTTYWNRGATELYGWTSEEACGRSSHAMLRTVFPIPKSAIEAELYRTGRWEGELVQTTRDGARVIVTSRWSLQTDAEGRPVGILETNSDVTARRRADEMRDEARAALARVTRVTTLGEITASIAHEVNQPLAAVVMNGNACRRWLALDPPDLAEAREAAERVVRDGTRAAQVIARVRALLHGGAPEKQPLSLNEVVGEALAFTRGEIDRQGVTLRVALRDGLPMVSGDRVQLQQVLVNVVLNGIEAMAEVPESQRLLEIASQDDGAGGVRVAVSDRGKGLDPASAAQLFEPFFSTKPGGLGLGLAISRSIVEAHGGRIAATPNEGAGATIAITLPGGNGDA; encoded by the coding sequence ATGACCACGGGCTCGCTCCCGCAGGCGCTGCTCCGACTCCGGTCGCGATCCCCGGTCGTCCGGTACGCCGCACCCGTCGCGTTGATGGTGCTGAGCGTCGCCGTCGCGGTGTCGGTGGGCCACGCCGAGCTCGGCGACGAGATCCTCACGCCGGCCGTGCTGTTCGCCGCCTGGTACGGCGGCATCGGCCCGGGGCTGGTGACCGTCGCCATCGCGTCGCTGTCCATCAGCTACTTCTTCACCGAGCCGCTCTACAGCCTCTCGGTGGCGACCGAGGAGGACTGGGCGTTCCTGGCCGTCTACACGGTCTCGGTGGTGCTCGTGGCGTGGCTGACGGCGATCCAGCAGCGCACGACGGACGCGCTCCTGGTGGCGCGCGACGAGCTCACGGCGCGCATGCACGACCTGCGGGCCGCGAACGCCGACCTGCGCACCGAGATCGCCGAGCGCGAGCGCATGGCGGTGGAGGTCCGGAAGCAGGCGAGCCTGCTGGACCTGACGCACGACGGCATCTACGTGCGCGACGGCGGGGACGTCACCACGTACTGGAACCGCGGCGCGACGGAGCTGTACGGCTGGACCAGCGAGGAGGCCTGCGGCCGGTCGAGCCATGCGATGCTCCGCACCGTCTTCCCGATCCCGAAGTCCGCGATCGAGGCGGAGCTGTATCGCACCGGCCGGTGGGAGGGCGAGCTGGTACAGACGACGCGGGACGGCGCGCGCGTCATCGTCACGAGCCGCTGGTCGCTGCAGACGGACGCCGAAGGAAGGCCCGTCGGGATCCTGGAGACCAACAGCGACGTCACCGCACGCCGGCGCGCGGACGAGATGCGCGACGAGGCGCGGGCCGCGCTCGCCCGCGTGACGCGCGTGACGACGCTCGGCGAGATCACGGCGTCCATCGCCCACGAGGTCAACCAGCCGCTGGCCGCCGTGGTGATGAACGGCAACGCGTGCCGCCGCTGGCTCGCGCTCGATCCGCCCGACCTCGCCGAGGCGCGCGAGGCCGCCGAGCGCGTGGTGCGCGACGGGACGCGCGCGGCGCAGGTGATCGCGCGCGTGCGGGCGCTGCTGCACGGCGGCGCGCCGGAGAAGCAGCCGCTGTCGCTCAACGAGGTGGTCGGCGAGGCGCTCGCGTTCACCCGCGGCGAGATCGACCGCCAGGGCGTGACGCTGCGCGTGGCGCTGCGCGACGGCCTCCCGATGGTGAGCGGCGATCGCGTGCAGCTGCAGCAGGTGCTCGTGAACGTCGTGCTGAACGGGATCGAGGCGATGGCGGAGGTGCCGGAGAGCCAGCGGCTGCTGGAGATCGCGTCGCAGGACGACGGCGCGGGCGGCGTGCGTGTCGCGGTGTCGGATCGCGGGAAGGGGCTGGACCCGGCCAGCGCCGCGCAGCTGTTCGAGCCCTTCTTCTCGACCAAGCCGGGTGGCCTCGGGCTCGGCCTCGCCATCAGCCGCTCGATCGTCGAGGCGCACGGCGGGCGCATCGCGGCGACGCCGAACGAGGGCGCGGGGGCGACGATCGCGATCACGCTGCCGGGAGGGAACGGGGACGCGTGA
- a CDS encoding hybrid sensor histidine kinase/response regulator translates to MTNRRPAGDDGAPANVHGDEDRRLALLVEHAFDLVAIVDASQRLVYASPAHARVLGYTAADLAAMDLRALIHDEDVEYLAGLREAVVRDGSAGPSRPVRVRSKRGGWCRLQLRITDLRHEPAIGGFVVNARDVTEHLAVEEQLQQAQRLDAIGRLAGGVAHDFNNLLTVITGYTSMLLAQVPPEDPNHADLVEVKGAADRAAELTQQILMFSRRQALTPQVVDTRRVIGEMRRMLERLIGEHIEFVVSEGAAPVHALVDRVQLEQVVMNLVVNARDAMPSGGRLTIEVDVVAVPAGARGRHPSVAPGEYARIRVRDTGCGMDERTMAHMFEPFYTTKEPGKGTGLGLSTVYRIVRQSGGVVWADSVPSEGATFSVLLPGATVATRDVARAREVPPAPAPEGATVLLVEDEAIVRALAERVLRRQGCRVLSARNGVEALAVARWHDGPIDLLVTDVVMPAMSGTELAERFGELRRDVPVLFMTGYAIDHVTGRDGARPETRLLSKPFSPHELSVAVSGLLGTSAARR, encoded by the coding sequence GTGACGAATCGCCGTCCGGCCGGCGACGACGGCGCGCCGGCGAACGTGCACGGCGACGAGGACCGGCGCCTCGCGCTGCTCGTCGAGCATGCGTTCGATCTGGTGGCGATCGTCGACGCCTCCCAGCGCCTCGTCTACGCGAGCCCCGCACACGCGCGGGTCCTCGGCTACACGGCCGCGGACCTCGCGGCGATGGACCTGCGGGCGCTGATCCACGACGAGGACGTGGAGTACCTCGCCGGGCTGCGCGAGGCCGTCGTGCGCGACGGCAGCGCGGGGCCGTCGCGGCCGGTCCGCGTCCGCTCGAAGCGCGGCGGCTGGTGCCGGCTGCAGCTGCGGATCACGGATCTGCGGCACGAGCCGGCGATCGGCGGCTTCGTCGTGAACGCGCGCGACGTGACGGAGCACCTCGCGGTCGAGGAGCAGCTGCAGCAGGCGCAGCGCCTGGACGCCATCGGCCGGCTGGCGGGCGGCGTCGCGCACGACTTCAACAACCTGCTCACCGTCATCACCGGCTACACGTCGATGCTGCTGGCGCAGGTGCCGCCCGAGGATCCCAACCACGCGGACCTCGTGGAGGTGAAGGGCGCCGCCGATCGTGCGGCGGAGCTCACCCAGCAGATCCTCATGTTCAGCCGCCGGCAGGCGCTGACGCCGCAGGTGGTCGACACGCGCCGCGTGATCGGCGAGATGCGGCGGATGCTGGAGCGGCTCATCGGCGAGCACATCGAGTTCGTCGTGAGCGAGGGCGCCGCACCGGTGCACGCGCTCGTCGATCGCGTGCAGCTGGAGCAGGTGGTGATGAACCTCGTCGTCAACGCCCGCGACGCGATGCCGTCCGGCGGCCGGCTCACGATCGAGGTCGACGTCGTGGCGGTGCCCGCCGGGGCGCGCGGCCGTCATCCGTCCGTCGCACCCGGCGAGTACGCGCGCATTCGCGTGCGCGACACCGGCTGCGGGATGGACGAGCGCACGATGGCGCACATGTTCGAGCCCTTCTACACGACGAAGGAGCCGGGCAAGGGGACCGGGCTCGGGCTCTCCACCGTGTACCGCATCGTGCGGCAGAGCGGCGGTGTCGTGTGGGCGGACAGCGTGCCGAGCGAGGGCGCGACGTTCAGCGTGCTGCTGCCGGGAGCGACGGTTGCGACGCGCGACGTCGCGCGTGCGCGGGAGGTGCCGCCGGCGCCCGCGCCCGAGGGCGCGACGGTGCTGCTGGTGGAGGACGAGGCGATCGTGCGCGCGCTGGCCGAGCGGGTGCTGCGACGGCAGGGCTGTCGCGTGCTGAGCGCGCGGAACGGCGTGGAGGCGCTGGCGGTCGCCCGCTGGCACGACGGCCCCATCGACCTCCTCGTCACCGACGTGGTGATGCCGGCGATGAGCGGGACGGAGCTCGCGGAGCGCTTCGGCGAGCTCCGGCGGGACGTGCCCGTGCTCTTCATGACGGGCTACGCGATCGACCACGTGACGGGCCGCGACGGCGCCCGGCCCGAGACCCGGCTGCTCAGCAAGCCGTTCTCGCCGCACGAGCTCTCGGTGGCCGTCAGCGGTCTGCTGGGCACCTCCGCCGCGCGCCGATAG
- a CDS encoding response regulator, whose product MASPRTTIAVVEDDAGVRTALRQLLRSAQFDALTFASAEELLSARRATAIDCLVADVNLPGMSGVALLRALDARGEAVPAVLVTGRDDPGTQELLRQAGPVPRLHKPFTDDALFEAIRAAMQG is encoded by the coding sequence ATGGCTTCCCCCCGCACCACGATCGCGGTCGTCGAGGACGACGCCGGCGTGCGCACCGCGCTGCGCCAGCTGCTGCGGTCCGCGCAGTTCGACGCGCTGACGTTCGCGTCCGCGGAGGAGCTGCTGTCGGCGCGGCGCGCGACGGCGATCGACTGCCTGGTGGCGGACGTGAACCTCCCCGGCATGAGCGGGGTGGCGCTGCTGCGGGCGCTGGACGCGCGCGGGGAGGCGGTGCCGGCGGTGCTCGTCACCGGCCGCGACGATCCGGGCACGCAGGAGCTCCTGCGGCAGGCGGGGCCCGTGCCGCGCCTGCACAAGCCGTTCACCGACGACGCGCTGTTCGAGGCGATCCGTGCCGCGATGCAGGGCTGA